A window of Terriglobus sp. RCC_193 contains these coding sequences:
- a CDS encoding carboxypeptidase regulatory-like domain-containing protein, translating to MFRHSPLLTVGPLLLLSAVAGAQEYRGTLSGTVTDSTGAIVPGANVEAKSPQQTYTVKSDASGRFVIPFAQPNTYTLTVTAQGFASNVHQNVLLQVSGTVDIPVKLGVASTANEVTVSTDQFLISTTDASAGTVIDPEKVQNLPLNGRQIYQLIQLTPGANFTQTQFGAGGFSGNRAWDVNNAYSISGQPGSTNQFMLNGAPISIQGGGPSGTWTISPSVDAVQEFKVMTVTFDAQYGRVGGGAINTVLKSGSNNFHGTAYEFFRNSAFEANTFQLNQTNAAKPFHNQHQFGGTVGGPFQKNKGYFFFSYEGWREVLPAPVVTSVPTADMLPGPDGSVNLTNYLNAIGKTNGIYDPNTTVCADATCSKYTRTQFANNTIPADRISAIGANVLKLFPAPNRSGYVNNYVFNGKDRYSYNMPIGRADYNLTDRTKLYGIVAFWSGQEYRNSNGFTGPAIQGNINNQRSDWTGVLDLTHTFSSNLVGDVRVSYNRYSNPSPNGTVAAGLSTLTAGSLGLSMPAIPTSSADLAPEFNFADNISSVVGNQVGKTMFETYDIGPSITQNIGRHSLHYGGEFSLYHDVSGGVGQPNGTFDFGTNFTQRDYTTGNNDGSAIAEALLGIPTNNLPNKNNSSVQWQNSPYESYKYFGFYVQDNWKVNNKLAINAGIRWDEERSPVERYNRLLAGVDLNVTNPLTSMIAFPGTLPNGYNFSGPIKGAVQYASSNNPAYLNNTGFWQPKLGISYSPNQMMVIHAGYALSKAFGIELGGASPFSQTTNYNYSADTGRTPTTFFRDGNPFPNGAQPPAGTTQGALGLTGNSLSFDQQDRKIPIVQQWTAGVQQQLPLGVVLNIDYVGAHTYHLRAGKQLNGLNPADFAKGHADNSYLDQQVTNPFYGVLPATTSLGQNPTIAARYLMVPYPQYNGDLYTYTNAQGYSNYNSLQVKAEKRISNTGNALGGLSLLSSFTWSKLMSATGFLNNNAMGLVDALPYYGIDSGDRPWVIAFSGLYNLPLGKGAHYFGNAGKVTDAAIGGWQFNWILQNQAGTPINFPNGYNYNCGSFNIVSANRGYANYINNSNPGCFTNFSEYTAVTQQPRTTLVRNPYAPQVAFGLEKKFSITETVKFQFKAEAFNAMNTPIFGGPSTDNPNTPITVTGKGLPGQPGYYQGYGTVGSTQQNFPRQYQFSGKILF from the coding sequence ATGTTCAGACACTCCCCCCTTCTGACGGTGGGCCCACTTTTGTTGCTTTCCGCGGTTGCGGGAGCGCAGGAGTATCGCGGCACATTGTCCGGCACTGTCACTGATTCCACCGGCGCAATTGTCCCCGGCGCCAATGTTGAAGCCAAAAGCCCACAACAGACCTACACCGTTAAGAGCGACGCCTCAGGCCGCTTCGTTATCCCCTTCGCACAACCCAACACCTACACTCTGACTGTCACTGCGCAGGGCTTTGCCAGCAACGTTCATCAGAACGTATTGCTACAGGTTTCTGGCACAGTGGATATCCCGGTAAAGCTGGGTGTCGCCTCGACTGCAAATGAAGTCACGGTGAGCACCGATCAATTTCTGATCTCCACCACGGATGCATCCGCTGGCACCGTAATCGATCCAGAGAAGGTGCAGAACCTTCCACTGAATGGACGCCAGATTTATCAGTTGATCCAACTGACACCCGGAGCAAACTTCACGCAGACACAGTTCGGCGCGGGTGGCTTCTCCGGCAATCGTGCATGGGACGTGAACAACGCATACTCCATTAGCGGCCAGCCCGGTAGCACCAATCAGTTCATGCTGAATGGCGCGCCCATTTCTATTCAGGGTGGGGGCCCTTCTGGCACATGGACCATTTCCCCTTCTGTGGATGCTGTGCAGGAGTTCAAGGTGATGACCGTGACCTTTGACGCGCAGTATGGCCGCGTGGGTGGTGGCGCCATCAATACTGTGCTGAAGTCCGGCTCGAACAACTTTCATGGAACCGCGTATGAGTTCTTCCGTAACTCTGCGTTTGAGGCCAACACCTTTCAGCTGAACCAGACAAACGCGGCCAAACCCTTTCACAATCAGCATCAGTTCGGTGGTACTGTGGGTGGCCCTTTCCAGAAGAATAAAGGCTACTTCTTCTTCAGCTATGAAGGCTGGCGAGAGGTATTGCCTGCTCCTGTGGTCACGTCAGTGCCTACGGCCGACATGCTTCCGGGACCCGATGGAAGCGTGAACCTGACGAACTATCTGAATGCCATTGGTAAGACGAATGGTATCTACGATCCCAACACCACGGTGTGCGCAGATGCCACCTGTTCCAAATACACGCGCACGCAATTTGCGAACAACACCATTCCTGCAGACCGCATCAGCGCCATTGGCGCGAATGTATTGAAGCTGTTCCCCGCGCCAAACCGCTCAGGCTATGTGAACAACTATGTCTTCAACGGCAAGGACCGCTACAGCTATAACATGCCGATTGGCCGCGCCGACTACAACCTGACAGACCGCACCAAGCTTTATGGCATCGTGGCTTTCTGGAGCGGTCAGGAATACCGCAACTCCAACGGATTTACCGGACCGGCAATCCAGGGCAACATCAATAACCAGCGCTCTGACTGGACGGGCGTGCTCGATTTGACCCATACCTTCAGCAGCAATCTGGTGGGTGATGTGCGTGTCTCGTACAACCGTTACTCCAACCCTTCGCCCAACGGCACCGTTGCCGCCGGGCTGTCAACGCTGACGGCAGGAAGCCTTGGTCTGAGCATGCCGGCAATTCCTACGTCTTCAGCAGACCTGGCGCCTGAGTTCAACTTTGCAGACAACATCAGCAGTGTGGTGGGCAACCAGGTGGGTAAGACGATGTTTGAAACCTATGACATCGGACCGTCCATTACACAGAATATCGGTCGCCACTCTCTGCATTATGGTGGCGAGTTCTCGCTGTACCACGACGTTTCCGGTGGCGTGGGCCAGCCGAATGGCACCTTCGACTTCGGCACGAACTTTACGCAACGCGATTACACCACCGGGAACAACGACGGTTCAGCAATTGCAGAAGCCTTGCTGGGCATTCCGACCAACAACCTTCCTAACAAGAACAACAGCAGCGTGCAGTGGCAAAACAGTCCGTACGAAAGCTACAAGTACTTTGGCTTTTACGTGCAGGACAACTGGAAGGTAAACAACAAGCTGGCCATCAATGCGGGTATCCGCTGGGATGAAGAACGTTCACCCGTGGAGCGCTACAACCGTCTGCTTGCAGGTGTGGACCTGAATGTAACCAATCCGCTCACCAGCATGATCGCCTTTCCGGGGACGCTGCCCAACGGCTACAACTTCTCAGGCCCCATCAAGGGCGCGGTGCAGTATGCGTCTTCAAACAACCCGGCGTATCTCAACAACACTGGCTTCTGGCAGCCGAAACTGGGTATCTCGTATAGCCCCAACCAGATGATGGTGATCCATGCTGGTTATGCGCTTTCGAAGGCGTTCGGTATTGAACTGGGTGGCGCATCGCCCTTCAGCCAGACCACCAACTACAACTACAGCGCAGATACCGGCAGAACGCCCACCACGTTCTTCCGCGATGGCAATCCATTTCCGAACGGTGCGCAACCACCTGCAGGAACGACCCAGGGTGCGCTTGGCCTCACGGGTAACTCGCTCTCCTTTGATCAGCAGGATCGCAAGATCCCCATCGTTCAGCAGTGGACGGCAGGCGTGCAGCAGCAGTTGCCGCTGGGCGTTGTGTTGAACATTGATTACGTGGGAGCGCACACCTATCACCTGCGTGCAGGCAAACAGTTGAACGGGCTCAACCCCGCTGACTTCGCCAAGGGCCATGCCGACAACTCATACCTTGACCAGCAGGTGACAAACCCGTTCTACGGTGTGCTGCCTGCAACCACCTCACTGGGACAGAATCCCACCATTGCGGCACGTTACCTGATGGTTCCCTATCCGCAATACAACGGAGACCTGTACACCTATACCAACGCACAGGGTTACAGCAACTACAACTCGTTACAGGTGAAGGCAGAAAAGCGCATCTCCAATACGGGTAATGCGCTGGGTGGCCTGAGCCTGTTGAGTTCGTTCACCTGGTCCAAGCTGATGTCTGCGACGGGCTTCCTGAACAACAACGCGATGGGCCTCGTCGATGCCTTGCCGTATTACGGTATCGACTCAGGGGATCGTCCGTGGGTCATTGCCTTTAGTGGTCTGTACAACCTGCCGCTCGGCAAGGGCGCACACTACTTTGGCAATGCGGGCAAGGTTACCGATGCAGCAATTGGCGGCTGGCAGTTCAACTGGATCCTGCAGAACCAGGCGGGTACGCCGATTAACTTCCCCAATGGATACAACTACAACTGCGGCTCTTTCAACATCGTGTCCGCAAACCGCGGTTATGCGAACTATATCAACAACAGCAATCCCGGTTGCTTTACTAACTTCAGCGAATACACCGCGGTAACGCAACAGCCCCGCACTACGTTGGTACGTAACCCCTATGCTCCGCAAGTGGCGTTTGGCCTGGAGAAGAAGTTCTCCATCACGGAAACGGTGAAGTTCCAGTTCAAGGCAGAAGCGTTCAATGCCATGAACACACCGATCTTTGGTGGCCCAAGCACTGACAATCCAAACACCCCCATCACAGTCACAGGCAAAGGCCTTCCCGGACAGCCCGGCTATTATCAGGGCTACGGAACGGTAGGCTCAACGCAACAGAACTTCCCGCGACAGTATCAGTTCTCAGGAAAGATTCTGTTCTAA
- a CDS encoding MBL fold metallo-hydrolase has translation MAFLKPAETRDGIYLNPVPTEVGATKHFPQILRRLITGKEERVPRKPLGPFRTDLSTFAQPPASGLRVTWLGHSSLLMEIDGTTLLTDPVFSQRASMVQWFGPKRFFAPPLTIAELPKLDAILLTHDHYDHLDKSAVLQLQERTPLFVCSIGVGGLLRKWGIAAEKIHEMQWTDSFTVPSASPSPLTLTALPARHFSGRSFKRYETLWSSFVLKTERHNLYHGADSGYWEGYREIGEAYGPFDLATLEVGAFDPLWDQIHLGPDNAMKAALDLDAKVLMPIHWGLFNLAFHDWFHPPERITKLAAEAGLPLWMPEPGAPTEFAGQAMNSLWWKRYRSAPANGTEHAEDAASKVAIRV, from the coding sequence ATGGCATTTTTGAAACCGGCCGAAACCCGAGACGGTATTTATCTGAACCCGGTTCCCACCGAGGTGGGCGCGACGAAGCATTTCCCGCAGATCCTGCGACGCCTGATCACGGGCAAGGAAGAACGCGTCCCCAGGAAGCCACTGGGACCGTTCCGCACGGACCTGTCTACGTTTGCGCAGCCGCCCGCATCGGGCCTGCGTGTGACGTGGCTGGGACACTCGTCCCTGCTGATGGAAATCGACGGCACCACGCTGCTGACCGACCCGGTCTTTTCGCAGCGCGCGTCCATGGTGCAGTGGTTCGGGCCAAAGCGATTCTTCGCTCCGCCGCTGACCATTGCGGAGTTGCCAAAGCTGGACGCCATTCTGCTGACCCACGACCACTACGACCACCTGGATAAGAGTGCTGTGTTGCAGTTACAGGAACGCACACCCCTCTTCGTTTGTTCCATCGGTGTGGGCGGATTGCTGCGGAAGTGGGGCATTGCCGCGGAAAAAATTCACGAGATGCAGTGGACGGACAGCTTCACGGTACCGTCTGCATCGCCGTCGCCGCTGACGCTGACGGCGCTTCCGGCACGCCATTTTTCCGGGCGTTCGTTCAAGCGGTATGAAACTTTGTGGTCGTCGTTTGTGCTGAAGACGGAACGCCACAACCTGTACCACGGCGCGGACTCCGGCTACTGGGAGGGCTATCGCGAAATCGGCGAAGCCTATGGCCCGTTCGACCTGGCCACGCTGGAGGTGGGCGCGTTTGATCCGCTGTGGGACCAGATTCACCTGGGCCCGGACAACGCGATGAAGGCCGCGCTGGACCTGGATGCAAAGGTGCTGATGCCCATTCACTGGGGCCTGTTCAACCTAGCCTTCCATGACTGGTTCCATCCACCGGAACGCATTACGAAACTGGCTGCCGAAGCCGGACTTCCGTTGTGGATGCCGGAACCAGGTGCGCCCACCGAGTTCGCAGGCCAGGCAATGAATTCACTGTGGTGGAAGCGCTATCGTTCCGCACCCGCCAACGGAACAGAACATGCGGAAGACGCCGCAAGCAAGGTTGCCATCCGCGTATGA
- a CDS encoding ABC transporter permease: MHWSEALKLALQSLWVNKLRTVLTLFGVVIGVAAVITVVTLVNGANAYVDQKLNTYGSDVFTLGKQPALITSYAEFQKYNRRRNISLDDYRYIHDNCQHCKEVGAAYSTNSNSVKFANETSTSVSIRGWTPNMPDINNINIVEGRIFTSVEDERATPVAVVGSDIQENLLKGEDPIGKVITVDGMPYTIIGLGEKQGKTLGASQDNYVILPITTMQRIYSSHYSNTIYVKGPGSGPVLEETAEEVRTLMRSIRHDRLGEEDSFSLELNNSFLSLVHTVTSLFGAIAIPVAAISLIVGGIVIMNIMLVSVTERTREIGIRKALGAKRRDVLLQFVIESGLMATAGGILGVLTGVVVGFAISSVAGFPMSVAWWSVVVGLLVSTSVGIFFGVYPARKAAMLDPITALRAD, translated from the coding sequence ATGCATTGGTCTGAGGCGCTGAAACTGGCGCTGCAATCGTTATGGGTAAACAAGCTGCGCACGGTGCTCACGCTGTTTGGCGTGGTCATTGGCGTGGCTGCTGTTATCACCGTGGTCACGCTGGTGAACGGCGCAAACGCCTATGTCGATCAAAAGCTGAACACCTACGGTTCTGACGTGTTCACGCTGGGCAAGCAGCCTGCATTGATCACCAGCTACGCTGAGTTTCAGAAGTACAACCGTCGCCGCAATATCTCGCTGGACGACTATCGTTACATTCACGACAACTGCCAGCACTGCAAGGAAGTGGGCGCGGCGTATTCGACCAACTCGAACTCGGTGAAGTTCGCCAATGAGACCAGCACCAGCGTCTCCATTCGTGGATGGACGCCGAACATGCCGGACATCAACAACATCAACATTGTGGAAGGCCGCATCTTCACCTCCGTGGAGGATGAGCGTGCCACGCCTGTTGCCGTAGTCGGCAGCGACATCCAGGAGAACCTTCTCAAGGGCGAAGATCCCATCGGAAAGGTCATCACGGTCGATGGCATGCCGTACACCATCATCGGCCTGGGTGAAAAGCAGGGAAAGACGCTGGGCGCCAGCCAGGACAATTACGTCATCCTGCCCATCACCACCATGCAGCGCATTTACAGCTCGCATTACAGCAACACGATTTACGTGAAGGGTCCCGGGTCCGGCCCCGTGCTGGAAGAGACAGCGGAAGAAGTGCGTACGTTGATGCGCTCCATCCGTCACGACCGTCTTGGCGAAGAGGACAGTTTCTCGCTGGAGTTGAACAACTCGTTCCTTTCCCTGGTACACACGGTCACCTCGCTCTTCGGCGCCATTGCAATTCCTGTTGCTGCGATCTCGCTGATCGTTGGTGGCATCGTCATTATGAACATCATGCTCGTCAGCGTGACGGAACGTACGCGTGAGATTGGCATACGCAAAGCTCTGGGAGCCAAGCGCCGCGATGTGCTGTTGCAGTTTGTCATTGAGAGCGGACTCATGGCCACAGCGGGCGGCATCCTCGGCGTGTTAACGGGGGTGGTCGTCGGATTTGCCATCTCTTCGGTCGCGGGATTCCCCATGAGCGTCGCGTGGTGGAGCGTCGTCGTGGGCCTGCTCGTCAGCACCAGCGTTGGCATCTTCTTCGGCGTGTATCCCGCGCGCAAGGCGGCCATGCTGGATCCCATCACGGCTCTGAGGGCGGACTAA
- a CDS encoding ABC transporter permease, which yields MTLADVKETIVISLDQLRANKLRSGLTVLGIVIGVLTVIIMSSVINGLNGQVNGIISQLGSNTLFVFRFEVFGKRPTLEELARKQLTYEDMMSLQKLPHVVAANAGLRYSDFNFGGGGGMVSVRAGDRKQDSVGLAGENFTSPEVNDWHIDRGRFFSQDEQERAAKVVLLGHDTAEDLFPNENPIGKEITTPGMTATVIGTLEAFKGITPGKNPNDSYLFMPLTTFHNLHPEILDYWITVKYDDAKYRALVEEEIRERLRIRRKVTVDKDDNFVIFGSDSLSRLWAQLTDGLFLLMFALSSVGLMVGGVGVMNIMLVSVTERTREIGVRKAIGATKRTILLQFTLEAMVLCAVGGLIGITLGSLMALGMGVVLPSVLSSAWVIAAFTVSIAIGLVFGIYPAWKAANLNPIEALRYE from the coding sequence ATGACACTTGCAGACGTCAAAGAGACCATCGTCATTTCACTGGATCAACTGCGTGCCAACAAACTGCGCAGCGGCCTCACCGTACTTGGCATCGTCATCGGTGTGCTCACCGTCATCATCATGTCATCCGTCATCAACGGGCTCAACGGCCAGGTGAACGGCATCATCTCGCAGCTTGGATCGAACACGCTGTTCGTCTTCCGCTTTGAGGTCTTCGGCAAACGTCCCACGCTGGAAGAACTGGCCCGCAAGCAGCTTACGTATGAAGACATGATGAGCCTGCAAAAACTGCCGCATGTTGTGGCGGCCAACGCAGGCCTGCGCTATTCCGATTTCAACTTCGGCGGCGGTGGCGGCATGGTTTCGGTCAGGGCAGGCGACCGCAAGCAGGACAGCGTTGGCCTGGCAGGAGAAAACTTCACCTCGCCTGAGGTGAATGACTGGCACATTGATCGCGGCCGCTTCTTCTCGCAGGACGAGCAGGAGCGTGCTGCCAAAGTGGTGCTGCTGGGGCACGACACCGCAGAAGATCTGTTCCCCAACGAAAACCCCATTGGTAAAGAGATCACTACACCCGGCATGACCGCTACGGTCATCGGAACGCTCGAAGCTTTCAAGGGCATTACGCCGGGCAAGAATCCCAACGACAGTTATCTCTTCATGCCGCTCACCACCTTCCACAATCTGCACCCGGAGATTCTGGATTACTGGATCACGGTGAAGTATGACGACGCGAAGTATCGCGCGCTGGTGGAAGAAGAGATTCGCGAACGGCTCCGCATCCGTCGCAAAGTCACCGTCGATAAGGACGACAACTTTGTCATCTTCGGATCAGATTCGCTTTCGCGTTTGTGGGCGCAGCTTACGGACGGTCTGTTCCTGCTGATGTTTGCTCTCTCCAGCGTGGGCCTGATGGTGGGCGGCGTCGGCGTAATGAACATCATGCTGGTTTCGGTAACGGAACGAACGCGAGAGATCGGCGTGCGCAAAGCCATTGGCGCCACAAAGCGAACCATCCTGCTGCAATTCACGCTGGAGGCGATGGTGCTGTGCGCCGTCGGTGGATTGATCGGCATTACGCTGGGATCGCTCATGGCGCTTGGCATGGGTGTGGTGTTGCCGTCAGTGCTCTCCAGCGCATGGGTCATCGCGGCGTTCACTGTTTCCATCGCCATCGGACTCGTCTTCGGCATTTACCCCGCATGGAAGGCCGCGAATCTGAACCCAATTGAGGCACTGCGCTACGAGTAG
- the hpnI gene encoding bacteriohopanetetrol glucosamine biosynthesis glycosyltransferase HpnI → MPYSAPSNHAQSSIRATGYTGEVTVAEAITLVTTLLTLAGLAFLMIALLAARSFRREPVSAPPASLPTVSILKPVKGWDPGRYDAFASHCTQNYGGRYELLLGLSDPDDADVLAEVEKLRAAYPQAIIRTVPCGQRLGANGKVSTLLQMVPHALGEVLIINDADIVVSRDYLVRVIADLSQPNTGMVTAPYLGRTANKPTLWARLESLGISTDFLPGVLTARLLDRGVRFGLGSTLALRRETLDRIGGFEPLLDMLADDYELGVRVHKAGLRVVLSPEVVSTAVPQYTFRDFWDHQLRWSRGVRDARRLGYLGLCLSYALPWALANVIASGFALPSFTLLSLVLLARVAVALSMGAGILRDGQIFRDLWLLPLRDCFGLLFWAWSYAGEDVLWRGERFRLKQGRLIRA, encoded by the coding sequence TTGCCGTATTCAGCACCTTCCAATCACGCGCAGTCGTCCATCCGCGCCACTGGATACACTGGAGAGGTGACTGTTGCAGAAGCTATTACCCTTGTCACCACGCTGCTTACGCTGGCCGGCCTCGCGTTCCTCATGATCGCCCTTCTCGCGGCACGGTCGTTTCGCCGCGAACCCGTCTCCGCGCCGCCGGCATCGCTGCCCACCGTCAGCATCCTGAAGCCCGTCAAAGGATGGGATCCCGGTCGCTACGACGCGTTCGCCAGTCACTGCACGCAAAACTATGGCGGCCGTTACGAACTCCTGCTGGGCCTGTCCGATCCGGACGATGCGGATGTTCTGGCCGAAGTAGAGAAGCTCCGCGCCGCCTATCCGCAGGCGATTATCCGCACCGTTCCCTGCGGCCAGCGGCTCGGCGCCAATGGCAAGGTCAGTACGCTGCTGCAGATGGTGCCACACGCGCTGGGTGAAGTGCTCATCATCAACGATGCGGACATCGTCGTTTCGCGCGACTATCTTGTCCGCGTTATTGCCGATCTTTCGCAGCCAAACACAGGCATGGTGACCGCGCCATACCTCGGACGCACGGCAAACAAGCCGACGCTGTGGGCGCGGTTGGAATCGTTGGGTATCAGCACGGATTTCCTGCCCGGTGTACTTACGGCGCGCCTGCTGGATCGCGGCGTACGCTTCGGCCTTGGCAGCACGTTGGCGCTTCGTCGAGAGACTCTGGATCGCATCGGCGGCTTCGAACCCCTGCTGGACATGCTGGCGGACGACTACGAACTGGGCGTGCGCGTCCACAAGGCAGGCCTGCGCGTGGTGCTGTCGCCTGAGGTGGTCAGCACCGCGGTGCCGCAGTACACCTTCCGCGACTTCTGGGACCACCAACTGCGCTGGTCGCGCGGCGTCCGCGATGCCCGCAGGCTCGGCTACCTGGGCCTCTGTCTCAGTTACGCATTGCCCTGGGCGCTGGCAAATGTCATCGCCAGCGGCTTCGCTTTGCCCAGCTTCACCCTGCTTTCGCTGGTGTTGCTGGCACGTGTCGCCGTGGCTCTGTCCATGGGCGCAGGCATCCTGCGCGACGGACAGATCTTCCGCGACCTGTGGCTGCTACCGCTGCGTGACTGCTTTGGCCTGTTATTTTGGGCCTGGAGCTACGCCGGTGAAGATGTGTTGTGGCGTGGGGAACGCTTCCGTTTGAAGCAGGGCCGGCTGATTCGCGCATAG
- the glyA gene encoding serine hydroxymethyltransferase, translating into MPIDFEAPLALSDPQIAEQIALEATRQHDGLEMIASENFVSRAVLETAGTVFTNKYAEGYPGKRYYGGCENADVVENIARDRAKQIFGAEHANVQPHSGSQANAAAYMTLINPGDTVLGLDLAHGGHLTHGHKLNFSGKLYRIVGYQVRKDTETVDYDELEALARKEQPKVIVGGGSAYPRQWDFERMRAIADAVGAYLMIDMAHFAGLVAGGVHPSPVPHAHMVTTTTHKTLRGPRAGMVLCKQEFAQALDRSVFPGQQGGPLMHIIAAKAVAFKEALQPEFKTYATQTVANAKALAEALAAEGYRIISGGTDTHLLLVDVFAKGILGSEAEAALGKAGITVNKNAIPYDTNPPLKPSGVRFGTPALTTRGMKEAEMRQIAKWIGEALENRSDDAKLAQLHGKVSEMAENFPLYGWLRQPAAVAEPEAAFAS; encoded by the coding sequence ATGCCTATCGATTTTGAGGCCCCTCTCGCCCTGTCCGATCCCCAGATTGCAGAACAGATTGCCCTGGAGGCGACGCGTCAGCACGACGGCCTGGAGATGATCGCGTCGGAGAACTTTGTCTCGCGCGCCGTGCTGGAGACCGCCGGAACGGTCTTCACCAATAAGTACGCTGAAGGCTATCCCGGCAAGCGTTACTACGGCGGATGCGAAAACGCGGATGTGGTGGAGAACATCGCCCGCGATCGCGCGAAGCAGATCTTCGGCGCGGAACATGCCAACGTGCAGCCGCACTCCGGTTCGCAGGCAAACGCTGCTGCGTACATGACGCTGATCAATCCCGGCGACACCGTCCTCGGCCTCGACCTGGCGCACGGCGGCCACCTGACCCACGGCCACAAGCTGAACTTCAGCGGCAAGCTCTATCGCATTGTGGGCTACCAGGTACGCAAGGATACGGAAACGGTCGATTACGACGAGCTGGAAGCGCTCGCCAGGAAGGAGCAGCCCAAGGTCATCGTGGGCGGTGGTTCGGCATACCCGCGTCAATGGGATTTTGAGCGTATGCGCGCCATTGCCGATGCCGTAGGCGCATACCTGATGATCGACATGGCGCACTTCGCCGGTCTGGTTGCGGGTGGCGTGCACCCCTCGCCCGTGCCGCACGCGCACATGGTCACCACCACCACGCACAAAACACTGCGTGGACCCCGTGCAGGCATGGTGCTGTGCAAGCAGGAGTTTGCACAGGCGCTTGACCGTTCTGTCTTCCCGGGTCAGCAGGGTGGACCGCTGATGCACATCATCGCGGCCAAGGCCGTCGCGTTCAAGGAAGCTCTGCAGCCGGAGTTCAAGACCTACGCCACACAGACCGTTGCCAACGCCAAGGCTCTCGCAGAGGCACTGGCCGCAGAAGGCTACCGCATCATCTCAGGTGGTACGGACACGCACCTGCTGCTGGTCGATGTGTTCGCCAAGGGCATTCTGGGTTCTGAGGCTGAGGCCGCGTTGGGCAAGGCCGGCATCACCGTCAACAAGAACGCCATCCCCTACGACACCAACCCGCCGCTCAAGCCCTCCGGTGTTCGCTTCGGAACGCCAGCGCTCACTACGCGTGGGATGAAGGAAGCGGAGATGCGTCAGATCGCCAAATGGATCGGCGAAGCTCTCGAAAACCGCAGCGACGACGCGAAACTCGCGCAGCTTCACGGCAAGGTGAGCGAAATGGCAGAGAACTTCCCGCTCTATGGCTGGCTGCGTCAGCCCGCGGCGGTGGCAGAGCCGGAAGCAGCCTTCGCAAGCTAG